A single Streptomyces sannanensis DNA region contains:
- a CDS encoding aldo/keto reductase, whose translation MEQRHLGRTGLRVSRIGLGTLTWGRDTDEHDAADLLKTFWEAGGTLVDTADVYGGGEAEYVLGRLLDGLVPRHDLVVATKAGSVPDPDRRLDGSRGHLLAALDASLERLGTDHVDLWQIHAFDPTTPLEETLQALDIAVSSGRARYAGVSNFCGWQLAKAATWQLAAPGTRTRLASTQMEYSLLQRGVEREVLPAALDLGLGLLPSSPLGRGVLTGKYRHATPSDSRGASEHMAPFVAPYLDDTASRIVEAVVTAADGLASTPLQVALAWIRDRPGVTAPIVGARTAQQLTAALSVEALSLPDEICQALDDVSAPVHRYPDQDWSTL comes from the coding sequence ATGGAACAGAGGCATCTCGGCCGCACGGGCCTGCGTGTATCCCGGATCGGGCTCGGCACCCTCACCTGGGGGCGGGACACCGACGAGCACGACGCCGCAGACCTTTTGAAGACTTTCTGGGAGGCGGGCGGCACGCTCGTCGACACGGCGGACGTGTACGGCGGCGGGGAGGCCGAGTATGTCCTGGGCCGGCTCCTCGACGGGCTCGTACCACGGCACGATCTGGTCGTCGCCACCAAGGCGGGCAGCGTCCCCGACCCCGACCGGCGTTTGGACGGCTCACGCGGCCATCTGCTGGCTGCGCTGGACGCTTCGCTGGAGCGGCTGGGCACCGACCATGTCGATCTGTGGCAGATCCATGCGTTCGATCCGACGACCCCGCTCGAGGAGACGCTGCAGGCGCTCGACATAGCCGTGAGCAGCGGCCGCGCCCGGTACGCCGGGGTGTCCAACTTCTGCGGCTGGCAGCTGGCGAAGGCCGCGACCTGGCAGCTGGCCGCGCCGGGGACACGGACCAGGCTCGCCAGTACACAGATGGAGTACTCGCTGCTCCAGCGCGGCGTGGAGCGCGAGGTGCTGCCGGCCGCCCTCGATCTGGGCCTCGGGCTGCTGCCCTCCTCCCCGCTCGGGCGCGGTGTGCTCACCGGCAAGTACCGGCACGCCACGCCCTCAGACTCGCGTGGCGCGTCGGAGCACATGGCGCCGTTCGTCGCGCCGTACCTCGACGACACGGCGAGCCGTATCGTCGAAGCGGTCGTCACGGCCGCGGACGGACTGGCCAGCACACCGCTCCAGGTGGCCCTGGCCTGGATCCGCGACCGGCCGGGCGTGACCGCTCCGATCGTGGGCGCGCGCACCGCGCAGCAGCTCACGGCGGCATTGTCAGTGGAGGCGCTTAGTCTTCCTGACGAGATCTGCCAGGCGCTCGACGACGTGTCGGCGCCCGTGCACCGCTATCCCGACCAGGACTGGAGCACGCTGTGA
- a CDS encoding LLM class F420-dependent oxidoreductase: MRLGINLGYWGAGMDGDNLAVAQEADRLGYDVCWAAEAYGSDAPTVLSWVAAQTERIDIGSAIFQIPARTPAMTAMTAATLDSLSGGRFRLGLGVSGPQVSEGWYGVKFDKPLARTREYVEIVRRAMSRERLSYEGEHWTLPLPGGPGKPLKLTVHPTRPHIPLYIAAIGPKNLEQTGEIADGALLIFPSADHLEDTAVRHLRAGREKAGKTLEGFDICPTLPLALGEDKDVSALADIFRPYTALYVGGMGSRKQNFYNQLARRMGYEKEAAEIQDKYLSGEKEGAAAAVPQQLIDSTTLLGSVARIADRMRAYAAAGVTTLTLAPAGFTLDERIAALRAGVEALERAGLAG; the protein is encoded by the coding sequence ATGAGGCTCGGGATCAACCTCGGCTACTGGGGCGCCGGGATGGACGGCGACAACCTCGCGGTGGCACAGGAGGCCGACCGGCTCGGCTATGACGTCTGCTGGGCGGCCGAGGCATACGGCTCGGACGCCCCCACGGTGCTGTCCTGGGTCGCGGCGCAGACCGAACGCATCGACATCGGCTCCGCGATCTTCCAGATCCCGGCCCGTACGCCCGCGATGACCGCCATGACCGCGGCCACCCTCGACTCGCTCTCCGGCGGACGCTTCCGCCTCGGCCTCGGCGTATCGGGCCCCCAGGTGTCCGAGGGCTGGTACGGCGTCAAGTTCGACAAGCCGCTCGCCCGCACGCGTGAGTACGTCGAGATCGTCCGCAGGGCGATGTCCCGGGAGCGCCTCTCGTACGAGGGCGAGCACTGGACGCTGCCGCTGCCCGGCGGCCCCGGCAAGCCGCTCAAGCTCACCGTGCACCCGACGCGCCCGCACATTCCGCTCTACATCGCCGCGATCGGCCCCAAGAACCTGGAGCAGACCGGCGAGATCGCCGACGGCGCCCTGCTGATCTTCCCCTCGGCCGATCACCTCGAGGACACCGCCGTCCGGCACCTCCGCGCTGGCCGCGAGAAGGCCGGCAAGACCCTCGAGGGCTTCGACATCTGCCCGACGCTGCCGCTCGCGCTCGGCGAGGACAAGGACGTTTCCGCGCTGGCCGACATCTTCCGGCCGTACACCGCGCTGTATGTGGGCGGCATGGGCAGTCGCAAGCAGAACTTCTACAATCAGCTCGCCCGGCGCATGGGCTACGAGAAGGAAGCCGCCGAGATCCAGGACAAGTACCTGTCCGGCGAAAAGGAGGGCGCCGCGGCCGCTGTCCCGCAGCAGCTCATCGACTCCACCACGTTGCTGGGCTCGGTGGCCCGCATCGCGGACCGGATGCGGGCCTACGCCGCCGCGGGCGTCACCACACTGACCCTCGCCCCGGCCGGCTTCACCCTCGACGAGCGGATCGCGGCCCTCCGGGCCGGCGTCGAGGCGCTGGAGCGGGCCGGACTCGCCGGATGA
- a CDS encoding ferritin-like domain-containing protein: MLSAKSLFQEILDNDESFRLFCSIAASGESQGGWENGRISALVPESQRRLAPKVARHGADEDKHGRIFNALLRKRGLDPVAVPHETDYTLLLEERGIGLAHDKLRGDEPLTEYDILAYLAHSRVTEQRASEQMVMLRTYFGDHPELGRAVRMIAGDEDNHLAYCHEELLRLARSGNGRTIQRLLRDSALAEIAVYRDVSLAVMAHMGRILRWTRAKSVVLAAGIHAVYAYERLGGWRRMVTLTMPERRDALGGPATATPEFA, from the coding sequence ATGCTCTCGGCCAAGAGCCTGTTCCAGGAAATCCTCGACAACGACGAGTCGTTCCGGCTGTTCTGCTCCATCGCGGCCAGCGGGGAATCCCAGGGGGGCTGGGAGAACGGCCGGATCTCGGCGCTCGTCCCGGAGAGTCAGCGCCGCCTGGCGCCCAAGGTCGCCCGGCACGGTGCCGACGAGGACAAGCACGGCCGGATCTTCAACGCCCTGCTGCGCAAGCGCGGCCTCGACCCGGTCGCGGTTCCGCACGAGACCGACTACACCTTGCTCCTCGAGGAGCGCGGCATCGGTCTGGCGCACGACAAACTGCGCGGGGACGAGCCCCTGACCGAGTACGACATCCTTGCCTACCTCGCCCACAGCCGGGTCACCGAGCAGCGCGCGTCCGAGCAGATGGTGATGCTCCGCACGTACTTCGGCGACCACCCCGAGCTCGGCAGGGCGGTCAGGATGATCGCCGGCGACGAGGACAACCACCTCGCCTACTGCCACGAGGAGCTGCTCCGGCTGGCCCGTTCGGGAAACGGGCGTACCATCCAGCGGCTGCTGCGCGACAGCGCGCTCGCCGAGATCGCGGTCTACCGGGACGTCAGCCTCGCCGTGATGGCCCACATGGGCCGTATCCTCCGCTGGACCAGGGCCAAGTCCGTCGTTCTCGCGGCCGGCATCCACGCGGTGTACGCGTACGAACGCCTCGGCGGCTGGCGGCGCATGGTCACCCTCACGATGCCCGAGCGCCGTGACGCGCTCGGCGGGCCCGCCACCGCGACACCGGAATTCGCCTGA